The following are encoded in a window of Anopheles stephensi strain Indian chromosome X, UCI_ANSTEP_V1.0, whole genome shotgun sequence genomic DNA:
- the LOC118509090 gene encoding protein retinal degeneration B isoform X2, with amino-acid sequence MLIKEYRIPLPLTVEEYRIAQLYMIAKKSREESSGAGSGVEIIVNEPYQDGPGGNGQYTRKIYHVGSHLPGWIKGLLPKSALTVEEEAWNAYPYTKTRYTCPFVEKFSLEIETYYFPDNGHQDNVFKLSGADLRNRIVDLIDIVKDQLYGADYTRDEDPTVYCSERTGRGPLTEAWLDEHWEEVKGKQQPTARNMSLMCAYKLCRVEFRYWGMQTKLEKFIHDTALRKTMLRAHRQAWAWQDEWYGLSMDDIREIERQTQLALKRKMGNEEGAEQDQEDDDDEGNSKPSAAEQDNRSANQMNSIEKTNENSTPHMDKKEPIPLITTTAEAESGSGMVARPTRRQEKPKPSAHSSEEDESPDGKQQHQQPRANLDVEDEEDDEEDEEDEEDERHGTRGGHSQQGACYLRKQNNSGSKSKLHSPLGSAHSFDLQVANWRMEKLEVDSKSGSEEEFFDCLGDTGEKASLVKWSSLELLAEEDDSPQLASNHRNQEDSIFSQSYLQRVTSERGTRRSFLGHHSSSIDRGHDSPPGSPGLPSCPTTVLVLIMHAGSVLDVSSDMTTKKSDITTFRGALESVMRQHYPSLVGHVALRLVACPAVCSDALGILSSLSPYSFNTSSSSAEVSNLADVPIGAIPLLSTCSPDFQESVSRAVSCANQTFADFLKSDEGRGFNGQVVLIGDSMGSVLAHDALCRSATHQGSEASGLNHIADFVAEANDLDATKLLTAPSPRRRSSSTSESRVPKFEFEVGDFFMFGSPLAVILSARRLSDSRYGSSKPACTQLYNLFHPTDPTAARLEPLLSARFSMLPPVNVPRYAKYPLGNGQPCHLLELIQSSPQLFADGGSLPSARRLSDTSIQSAASGMIDNVPLSTINQLQQRWWGSKRLDYALYCPEGLSNFPSHALPHLFHASYWESSDVVAFILQQIGRFDEVGGAGYGYEKDVSSFRPSQPREKWNKKRTSVKLKNVAANHRANDVIVREGEPQRLVARFMYGPLDVITLAGERVDIHVMRDPPAGEWQLLSTETTDKNGRVSYIVPGEQACGYGIFPVKMVVRGDHTSVDFYLAVVPPRTECIVFSIDGSFTASVSVTGKDPKVRAGAVDVCRHWQELGYLLVYITGRPDMQQQRVLSWLSQHNFPHGLVSFADGLSTDPLGHKATYLNNLILNQGLIVHAAYGSSKDISVYTSIGLKPKQIFITGKVSKKHQSMATPLTDGYAAHLSSLMTVGGSRPAQGNARMVIPRSCFNLPGQNQSIRRRRFVPG; translated from the exons ATGTTAATAAAAGAGTATCGCATTCCTCTGCCACTGACGGTGGAGGAGTATAGAATAGCGCAGCTGTACATGATAGCG aaaaaaagtcGCGAAGAAAGTAGTGGCGCCGGTAGCGGGGTAGAGATTATTGTGAACGAACCATATCAGGACGGGCCGGGCGGTAATGGGCAGTATACGCGCAAGATCTACCACGTCGGTAGCCATCTGCCGGGCTGGATCAAGGGACTGCTGCCGAAGAGTGCGCTCACGGTGGAGGAGGAAGCGTGGAACGCGTACCCGTACACCAAGACGCGCTACACCTGCCCGTTCGTGGAGAAGTTTTCGCTCGAGATCGAGACGTACTACTTCCCGGACAATGGACACCAGGACAACGTGTTTAAGCTGAGCGGGGCGGACCTGCGCAACCGTATCGTCGACCTGATCGACATCGTGAAGGATCAGCTGTACGGGGCGGACTATACGCGGGACGAGGACCCGACCGTGTACTGTTCGGAGCGCACCGGGCGTGGTCCGCTAACCGAGGCCTGGCTGGACGAGCACTGGGAGGAGGTGAAGGGTAAGCAGCAACCGACGGCACGCAATATGTCGCTCATGTGTGCGTACAAGCTGTGCCGGGTCGAGTTCCGCTACTGGGGGATGCAAACCAAGCTGGAGAAGTTCATCCACGACACGGCCCTGCGGAAGACGATGCTGCGGGCCCACCGACAGGCGTGGGCCTGGCAGGACGAATGGTACGGTCTCTCGATGGACGACATCCGGGAGATTGAGCGGCAGACGCAGCTAGCACTGAAGCGCAAGATGGGCAACGAGGAAGGTGCCGAGCAGGACCAGgaagatgatgacgatgaag GCAACAGCAAACCATCGGCAGCGGAGCAGGACAATCGTAGCGCCAATCAAATGAACTCCATCGAAAAGACGAACGAAAACTCTACGCCCCACATGGACAAGAAGGAACCGATCCCGCTCATCACTACTACGGCCGAGGCGGAGAGTGGGAGTGGTATGGTAGCGAGACCAACACGCCGACAGGAGAAACCGAAACCGTCCGCACACAGCTCCGAGGAAGACGAATCGCCGGAcggcaagcagcagcaccagcagccgaGGGCAAACCTCGACGTGGAGGACGAAGAGGACgatgaggaggacgaggaggacgaggaggatgAACGGCACGGTACGCGCGGGGGACATTCGCAGCAGGGAGCATGCTATCTGCGTAAGCAGAACAATAGCGGCTCGAAGAGCAAACTACATTCACCGCTCGGGTCGGCCCACAGCTTTGATCTGCAG GTTGCTAACTGGCGTATGGAAAAGCTGGAAGTTGATTCGAAGTCAGGCTCTGAGGAAGAATTTTTCGACTGTCTCG GTGATACGGGCGAGAAGGCGTCACTGGTTAAGTGGAGCTCGCTCGAGTTGCTAGCCGAGGAAGATGATAGCCCGCAGCTTGCCTCGAACCACCGAAATCAGGAGGACAGCATCTTCAGCCAGTCCTACCTGCAGCGTGTCACGTCCGAACGCGGCACACGGCGTTCATTCCTGGGCCACCATTCGTCGAGCATCGATCGGGGCCATGATTCACCGCCCGGTTCACCCGGGCTACCTTCCTGCCCGACCacggtgctggtgctgataATGCATGCCGGCAGTGTGCTGGACGTTAGCTCGGACATGACCACCAAGAAGTCGGACATTACGACGTTCCGCGGTGCGCTCGAGTCGGTGATGCGTCAGCATTATCCTTCGCTGGTCGGGCACGTGGCGCTGCGACTGGTTGCCTGTCCGGCCGTCTGTTCGGATGCGCTCGGTATCCTGTCCAGCCTGAGCCCGTACTCCTTCAACACGTCCTCGTCCAGTGCGGAGGTGTCGAACCTGGCGGACGTGCCGATCGGTGCGATACCGCTGCTGTCCACCTGTTCGCCCGACTTCCAGGAATCGGTTAGCCGAGCGGTATCCTGCGCGAACCAAACGTTTGCCGATTTCCTCAAGTCCGATGAGGGCCGTGGCTTTAACGGGCAGGTGGTGCTGATCGGCGATTCGATGGGTAGCGTCCTGGCGCATGATGCACTGTGCCGTTCGGCGACACACCAGGGCAGTGAAGCGTCCGGGCTGAACCACATTGCGGACTTTGTGGCCGAAGCGAACGATCTGGACGCGACGAAGCTGCTGACGGCACCGTCCCCACGCCGCCGTTCGTCCTCCACCAGCGAGTCACGCGTACCGAAGTTCGAGTTTGAGGTGGGCGATTTCTTCATGTTCGGCAGTCCGCTGGCGGTGATCCTGTCTGCCCGGCGACTGTCGGACAGCCGGTACGGTAGCAGCAAGCCGGCCTGCACCCAGCTGTACAATCTGTTCCACCCGACCGATCCGACAGCGGCCCGGCTGGAACCACTGCTGAGTGCTCGGTTTTCGATGCTGCCGCCGGTGAACGTTCCGCGGTACGCAAAGTACCCGCTCGGCAATGGACAACCGTGCCATCTGCTCGAGCTGATACAGTCCAGCCCGCAGCTGTTTGCTGACGGTGGTTCACTGCCGTCCGCGCGGCGCCTGTCGGACACCTCGATTCAAAGCGCCGCCTCGGGCATGATCGACAACGTGCCGCTCAGCACGATCAATCAGCTGCAGCAGCGCTGGTGGGGCTCAAAACGGCTCGACTATGCACTGTACTGCCCGGAAGGGCTCAGCAACTTCCCGTCCCACGCACTGCCGCATCTGTTCCACGCGAGCTACTGGGAGTCGAGCGATGTGGTCGCGTTCATACTGCAGCAGATTGGGCGGTTCGATGAGGTCGGCGGTGCCGGGTACGGGTACGAGAAGGACGTATCGAGCTTCCGGCCATCGCAGCCGCGCGAAAAGTGGAACAAGAAGCGCACCTCGGTGAAGCTGAAAAATGTTGCCGCCAACCATCGGGCGAACGATGTGATTGTGCGGGAAGGTGAACCGCAGCGGCTGGTCGCCCGCTTTATGTACGGACCGCTCGATGTGATTACGCTCGCGGGCGAACGTGTCGACATACATGTGATGCGTGATCCGCCGGCAGGCGAATGGCAACTGCTGTCCACGGAAACGACCGACAAGAACGGGCGCGTGAGCTACATTGTGCCGGGCGAGCAGGCGTGCGGTTACGGCATCTTCCCGGTGAAGATGGTCGTGCGCGGTGATCATACGTCGGTCGACTTTTACCTAGCGGTTGTGCCACCCCGTACGGAGTGTATCGTGTTCAGCATCGACGGTTCCTTCACCGCGTCCGTGTCGGTGACGGGCAAGGATCCGAAGGTGCGTGCCGGTGCGGTCGACGTCTGCCGGCACTGGCAGGAGCTGGGCTATCTGCTGGTCTACATCACCGGGCGGCCGGatatgcagcagcagcgtgtacTGTCCTGGCTGAGCCAGCACAACTTCCCGCACGGGCTCGTTTCGTTCGCGGACGGACTGTCGACGGATCCGCTCGGCCACAAGGCCACCTACCTGAACAATCTCATACTGAACCAGGGACTGATCGTGCACGCGGCGTACGGCAGCAGTAAGGATATTAGCGTGTATACAAGCATCGGCCTGAAACCGAAGCAAATCTTCATCACTGGCAAG gtgagCAAAAAGCACCAATCGATGGCAACACCCCTCACCGACGGGTATGCCGCACATCTCAGCTCCCTCATGACGGTTGGCGGTTCCCGGCCCGCCCAGGGTAACGCCCGCATGGTGATACCGCGCAGCTGCTTTAACCTGCCCGGCCAAAATCAATCCATTCGCAGGCGAAGGTTCGTGCCGGGTTAA
- the LOC118509090 gene encoding protein retinal degeneration B isoform X1, with protein sequence MLIKEYRIPLPLTVEEYRIAQLYMIAKKSREESSGAGSGVEIIVNEPYQDGPGGNGQYTRKIYHVGSHLPGWIKGLLPKSALTVEEEAWNAYPYTKTRYTCPFVEKFSLEIETYYFPDNGHQDNVFKLSGADLRNRIVDLIDIVKDQLYGADYTRDEDPTVYCSERTGRGPLTEAWLDEHWEEVKGKQQPTARNMSLMCAYKLCRVEFRYWGMQTKLEKFIHDTALRKTMLRAHRQAWAWQDEWYGLSMDDIREIERQTQLALKRKMGNEEGAEQDQEDDDDEGNSKPSAAEQDNRSANQMNSIEKTNENSTPHMDKKEPIPLITTTAEAESGSGMVARPTRRQEKPKPSAHSSEEDESPDGKQQHQQPRANLDVEDEEDDEEDEEDEEDERHGTRGGHSQQGACYLRKQNNSGSKSKLHSPLGSAHSFDLQVANWRMEKLEVDSKSGSEEEFFDCLARGDTGEKASLVKWSSLELLAEEDDSPQLASNHRNQEDSIFSQSYLQRVTSERGTRRSFLGHHSSSIDRGHDSPPGSPGLPSCPTTVLVLIMHAGSVLDVSSDMTTKKSDITTFRGALESVMRQHYPSLVGHVALRLVACPAVCSDALGILSSLSPYSFNTSSSSAEVSNLADVPIGAIPLLSTCSPDFQESVSRAVSCANQTFADFLKSDEGRGFNGQVVLIGDSMGSVLAHDALCRSATHQGSEASGLNHIADFVAEANDLDATKLLTAPSPRRRSSSTSESRVPKFEFEVGDFFMFGSPLAVILSARRLSDSRYGSSKPACTQLYNLFHPTDPTAARLEPLLSARFSMLPPVNVPRYAKYPLGNGQPCHLLELIQSSPQLFADGGSLPSARRLSDTSIQSAASGMIDNVPLSTINQLQQRWWGSKRLDYALYCPEGLSNFPSHALPHLFHASYWESSDVVAFILQQIGRFDEVGGAGYGYEKDVSSFRPSQPREKWNKKRTSVKLKNVAANHRANDVIVREGEPQRLVARFMYGPLDVITLAGERVDIHVMRDPPAGEWQLLSTETTDKNGRVSYIVPGEQACGYGIFPVKMVVRGDHTSVDFYLAVVPPRTECIVFSIDGSFTASVSVTGKDPKVRAGAVDVCRHWQELGYLLVYITGRPDMQQQRVLSWLSQHNFPHGLVSFADGLSTDPLGHKATYLNNLILNQGLIVHAAYGSSKDISVYTSIGLKPKQIFITGKVSKKHQSMATPLTDGYAAHLSSLMTVGGSRPAQGNARMVIPRSCFNLPGQNQSIRRRRFVPG encoded by the exons ATGTTAATAAAAGAGTATCGCATTCCTCTGCCACTGACGGTGGAGGAGTATAGAATAGCGCAGCTGTACATGATAGCG aaaaaaagtcGCGAAGAAAGTAGTGGCGCCGGTAGCGGGGTAGAGATTATTGTGAACGAACCATATCAGGACGGGCCGGGCGGTAATGGGCAGTATACGCGCAAGATCTACCACGTCGGTAGCCATCTGCCGGGCTGGATCAAGGGACTGCTGCCGAAGAGTGCGCTCACGGTGGAGGAGGAAGCGTGGAACGCGTACCCGTACACCAAGACGCGCTACACCTGCCCGTTCGTGGAGAAGTTTTCGCTCGAGATCGAGACGTACTACTTCCCGGACAATGGACACCAGGACAACGTGTTTAAGCTGAGCGGGGCGGACCTGCGCAACCGTATCGTCGACCTGATCGACATCGTGAAGGATCAGCTGTACGGGGCGGACTATACGCGGGACGAGGACCCGACCGTGTACTGTTCGGAGCGCACCGGGCGTGGTCCGCTAACCGAGGCCTGGCTGGACGAGCACTGGGAGGAGGTGAAGGGTAAGCAGCAACCGACGGCACGCAATATGTCGCTCATGTGTGCGTACAAGCTGTGCCGGGTCGAGTTCCGCTACTGGGGGATGCAAACCAAGCTGGAGAAGTTCATCCACGACACGGCCCTGCGGAAGACGATGCTGCGGGCCCACCGACAGGCGTGGGCCTGGCAGGACGAATGGTACGGTCTCTCGATGGACGACATCCGGGAGATTGAGCGGCAGACGCAGCTAGCACTGAAGCGCAAGATGGGCAACGAGGAAGGTGCCGAGCAGGACCAGgaagatgatgacgatgaag GCAACAGCAAACCATCGGCAGCGGAGCAGGACAATCGTAGCGCCAATCAAATGAACTCCATCGAAAAGACGAACGAAAACTCTACGCCCCACATGGACAAGAAGGAACCGATCCCGCTCATCACTACTACGGCCGAGGCGGAGAGTGGGAGTGGTATGGTAGCGAGACCAACACGCCGACAGGAGAAACCGAAACCGTCCGCACACAGCTCCGAGGAAGACGAATCGCCGGAcggcaagcagcagcaccagcagccgaGGGCAAACCTCGACGTGGAGGACGAAGAGGACgatgaggaggacgaggaggacgaggaggatgAACGGCACGGTACGCGCGGGGGACATTCGCAGCAGGGAGCATGCTATCTGCGTAAGCAGAACAATAGCGGCTCGAAGAGCAAACTACATTCACCGCTCGGGTCGGCCCACAGCTTTGATCTGCAG GTTGCTAACTGGCGTATGGAAAAGCTGGAAGTTGATTCGAAGTCAGGCTCTGAGGAAGAATTTTTCGACTGTCTCG CACGTG GTGATACGGGCGAGAAGGCGTCACTGGTTAAGTGGAGCTCGCTCGAGTTGCTAGCCGAGGAAGATGATAGCCCGCAGCTTGCCTCGAACCACCGAAATCAGGAGGACAGCATCTTCAGCCAGTCCTACCTGCAGCGTGTCACGTCCGAACGCGGCACACGGCGTTCATTCCTGGGCCACCATTCGTCGAGCATCGATCGGGGCCATGATTCACCGCCCGGTTCACCCGGGCTACCTTCCTGCCCGACCacggtgctggtgctgataATGCATGCCGGCAGTGTGCTGGACGTTAGCTCGGACATGACCACCAAGAAGTCGGACATTACGACGTTCCGCGGTGCGCTCGAGTCGGTGATGCGTCAGCATTATCCTTCGCTGGTCGGGCACGTGGCGCTGCGACTGGTTGCCTGTCCGGCCGTCTGTTCGGATGCGCTCGGTATCCTGTCCAGCCTGAGCCCGTACTCCTTCAACACGTCCTCGTCCAGTGCGGAGGTGTCGAACCTGGCGGACGTGCCGATCGGTGCGATACCGCTGCTGTCCACCTGTTCGCCCGACTTCCAGGAATCGGTTAGCCGAGCGGTATCCTGCGCGAACCAAACGTTTGCCGATTTCCTCAAGTCCGATGAGGGCCGTGGCTTTAACGGGCAGGTGGTGCTGATCGGCGATTCGATGGGTAGCGTCCTGGCGCATGATGCACTGTGCCGTTCGGCGACACACCAGGGCAGTGAAGCGTCCGGGCTGAACCACATTGCGGACTTTGTGGCCGAAGCGAACGATCTGGACGCGACGAAGCTGCTGACGGCACCGTCCCCACGCCGCCGTTCGTCCTCCACCAGCGAGTCACGCGTACCGAAGTTCGAGTTTGAGGTGGGCGATTTCTTCATGTTCGGCAGTCCGCTGGCGGTGATCCTGTCTGCCCGGCGACTGTCGGACAGCCGGTACGGTAGCAGCAAGCCGGCCTGCACCCAGCTGTACAATCTGTTCCACCCGACCGATCCGACAGCGGCCCGGCTGGAACCACTGCTGAGTGCTCGGTTTTCGATGCTGCCGCCGGTGAACGTTCCGCGGTACGCAAAGTACCCGCTCGGCAATGGACAACCGTGCCATCTGCTCGAGCTGATACAGTCCAGCCCGCAGCTGTTTGCTGACGGTGGTTCACTGCCGTCCGCGCGGCGCCTGTCGGACACCTCGATTCAAAGCGCCGCCTCGGGCATGATCGACAACGTGCCGCTCAGCACGATCAATCAGCTGCAGCAGCGCTGGTGGGGCTCAAAACGGCTCGACTATGCACTGTACTGCCCGGAAGGGCTCAGCAACTTCCCGTCCCACGCACTGCCGCATCTGTTCCACGCGAGCTACTGGGAGTCGAGCGATGTGGTCGCGTTCATACTGCAGCAGATTGGGCGGTTCGATGAGGTCGGCGGTGCCGGGTACGGGTACGAGAAGGACGTATCGAGCTTCCGGCCATCGCAGCCGCGCGAAAAGTGGAACAAGAAGCGCACCTCGGTGAAGCTGAAAAATGTTGCCGCCAACCATCGGGCGAACGATGTGATTGTGCGGGAAGGTGAACCGCAGCGGCTGGTCGCCCGCTTTATGTACGGACCGCTCGATGTGATTACGCTCGCGGGCGAACGTGTCGACATACATGTGATGCGTGATCCGCCGGCAGGCGAATGGCAACTGCTGTCCACGGAAACGACCGACAAGAACGGGCGCGTGAGCTACATTGTGCCGGGCGAGCAGGCGTGCGGTTACGGCATCTTCCCGGTGAAGATGGTCGTGCGCGGTGATCATACGTCGGTCGACTTTTACCTAGCGGTTGTGCCACCCCGTACGGAGTGTATCGTGTTCAGCATCGACGGTTCCTTCACCGCGTCCGTGTCGGTGACGGGCAAGGATCCGAAGGTGCGTGCCGGTGCGGTCGACGTCTGCCGGCACTGGCAGGAGCTGGGCTATCTGCTGGTCTACATCACCGGGCGGCCGGatatgcagcagcagcgtgtacTGTCCTGGCTGAGCCAGCACAACTTCCCGCACGGGCTCGTTTCGTTCGCGGACGGACTGTCGACGGATCCGCTCGGCCACAAGGCCACCTACCTGAACAATCTCATACTGAACCAGGGACTGATCGTGCACGCGGCGTACGGCAGCAGTAAGGATATTAGCGTGTATACAAGCATCGGCCTGAAACCGAAGCAAATCTTCATCACTGGCAAG gtgagCAAAAAGCACCAATCGATGGCAACACCCCTCACCGACGGGTATGCCGCACATCTCAGCTCCCTCATGACGGTTGGCGGTTCCCGGCCCGCCCAGGGTAACGCCCGCATGGTGATACCGCGCAGCTGCTTTAACCTGCCCGGCCAAAATCAATCCATTCGCAGGCGAAGGTTCGTGCCGGGTTAA